From a single Polynucleobacter asymbioticus QLW-P1DMWA-1 genomic region:
- a CDS encoding Bax inhibitor-1 family protein, which translates to MSDLNSYGFGQSSSISNIQVRNRVLRNTYALLALSMVPTVIGAWLGVAMGLNLFAGSPFMGFIVFMAVAFGFFWAIEKNKNTGVGVLLLLGFTFFMGIMMSRLIGFTLNSYSNGATLIMLSFGGTAAIFATMATIATVSKSDFSGLGKFLMVGVLLLILASVANIWLQLPALMLTVMVLAIAIFSVFILVDVQRVISGGETNYIMATLAIYLDVYNIFTNLLALLGIVGGNRD; encoded by the coding sequence ATGAGTGATCTGAACTCTTACGGCTTTGGGCAATCTAGCTCGATTAGCAATATCCAGGTTCGCAACCGCGTACTTCGAAATACCTATGCATTACTGGCCCTCTCCATGGTGCCAACAGTCATTGGTGCATGGCTTGGCGTAGCAATGGGTCTAAACCTTTTTGCCGGTAGTCCATTTATGGGCTTTATCGTCTTTATGGCTGTCGCCTTTGGATTCTTCTGGGCAATTGAAAAGAACAAAAACACTGGTGTAGGTGTGTTGCTTTTGCTGGGCTTTACCTTCTTCATGGGCATCATGATGTCCCGTCTGATTGGTTTTACCCTCAACAGTTACAGCAATGGTGCGACCCTGATCATGCTGTCTTTTGGTGGTACTGCTGCAATCTTTGCCACCATGGCCACGATTGCCACTGTAAGCAAAAGTGACTTCTCAGGTCTTGGTAAATTCTTGATGGTGGGTGTTCTGTTATTAATCCTTGCATCTGTTGCAAACATCTGGCTCCAGTTGCCCGCCTTGATGTTGACCGTGATGGTGCTTGCTATTGCGATCTTCTCCGTCTTCATCCTGGTTGACGTTCAGCGCGTCATCAGCGGCGGAGAAACCAACTACATCATGGCTACTTTGGCTATTTACTTGGATGTGTACAACATCTTTACAAACCTGCTTGCCCTCTTGGGTATTGTTGGTGGTAACAGAGACTAG
- the rlmN gene encoding 23S rRNA (adenine(2503)-C(2))-methyltransferase RlmN: protein MTSPRVNLLDFDADQMAAYVAGLNEKPFRAKQLMQWIHQRGVSDINDMSDLAKSFRATLLDKVEVLSLPVIKDEHATDGTRKWLLDVGAGNAVESVFIPEDDRGTLCISSQAGCAVNCRFCSTGRQGFSRNLTSGEIIGQLWFAEHLLRNDPEAIRRIEKYPTPGWEHTGRVISNVVMMGMGEPLLNYDNVVSALRLMLDDRAYGLSRRRVTVSTSGVVPMIDRLAQDCPVALAVSLHAPNDALRDQLVPLNQKYPLRELLDACERYLPFAPRDFLTFEYCMLDGVNDSDIQAKELVRLLRNIKCKINLIPFNPFPESGLKRSSAQRVNAFAGILLDAGMVATVRKTRGDDIAAACGQLAGDVVDRTRVRERDIHSAEIEIAEVESDVQPNEQPIEWLKKLT, encoded by the coding sequence TTGACCTCCCCGCGCGTAAATCTCTTAGATTTTGACGCTGACCAAATGGCAGCGTATGTCGCGGGGTTGAATGAAAAGCCCTTTAGGGCAAAACAACTCATGCAATGGATACATCAACGTGGTGTATCCGACATTAATGACATGAGTGATTTAGCAAAAAGCTTTCGAGCAACTTTGCTCGATAAAGTAGAAGTCCTATCTCTCCCCGTAATTAAAGATGAACATGCTACAGACGGCACACGCAAGTGGTTGCTGGATGTCGGCGCCGGTAATGCGGTTGAATCCGTATTTATTCCCGAGGATGATCGAGGTACATTGTGCATCTCTTCTCAGGCAGGCTGTGCTGTCAATTGTCGTTTTTGCTCGACAGGCCGCCAAGGCTTTTCACGTAATCTCACCTCAGGTGAAATCATTGGCCAACTCTGGTTTGCAGAGCATCTTTTGCGCAACGATCCCGAGGCTATTCGCAGAATTGAAAAATATCCCACCCCAGGCTGGGAGCACACTGGACGTGTCATTTCCAATGTGGTGATGATGGGTATGGGTGAGCCTTTACTGAACTACGACAATGTTGTTTCTGCATTGCGTTTAATGCTCGACGATAGAGCGTATGGATTGTCTCGCCGTCGTGTCACAGTATCTACATCAGGTGTTGTGCCGATGATTGATCGTCTAGCGCAAGATTGTCCAGTTGCCTTGGCAGTTTCATTGCATGCGCCTAACGATGCCTTGCGAGATCAGTTGGTTCCTCTAAATCAAAAATATCCATTGCGTGAATTGCTTGATGCCTGTGAGCGCTACTTGCCATTTGCACCAAGAGATTTCTTGACCTTTGAATACTGCATGCTTGACGGCGTTAATGATTCGGATATTCAGGCGAAAGAATTGGTTCGCTTGCTGAGAAATATTAAGTGCAAGATCAATCTCATTCCATTTAATCCTTTTCCTGAATCTGGGTTAAAGCGTTCATCGGCTCAGCGAGTCAATGCCTTTGCTGGCATTCTGTTAGATGCTGGAATGGTAGCCACTGTGCGTAAAACACGCGGCGACGATATTGCCGCTGCGTGCGGTCAGTTGGCTGGCGATGTTGTTGACCGTACTCGTGTGCGTGAGCGCGATATACATAGCGCTGAGATCGAAATTGCAGAAGTAGAGTCTGATGTACAACCTAACGAGCAGCCAATTGAATGGCTCAAAAAGTTAACTTAA
- the hisS gene encoding histidine--tRNA ligase — MTDQNKPEKVQKTQKINGVRGMNDLLPADAAHWAHLDHVLRDLTRAYGYEFLRTPIVEATAVFQRGIGEVTDIVEKEMYSFEDRLNGEQLTLRPEGTAAVVRSVIENNLLYEGPKRLWYTGPMFRHERPQRGRYRQFHQFGIEALGFAGPDIDAEIILMGQRLWDELGLKGVRLEINSLGQANERAEHRAALIKYFEKHQSQLDEDSRRRLLTNPLRILDSKNPEMQTLIDGAPQLLDFLGEESLKHFNAVQALLKANNIPCKINPRLVRGLDYYNLTVFEWVTEELGAQGTIAGGGRYDPLIERMGGKAAPACGWAMGMERVLELMKVSGSLPEAQAQCDIFVLHQGGETLTAAMIIAERLRSAGIDTILFCPPDGQSASFKSQMKKADASGAAFAVIIGPDELAKNEAQLKDLRGTGEQKSVPLDEVLGAAIDALVGASE, encoded by the coding sequence ATGACTGATCAAAACAAACCAGAAAAAGTCCAGAAGACGCAAAAAATAAATGGCGTGCGCGGCATGAATGATTTGCTGCCAGCAGATGCTGCGCATTGGGCACACCTTGATCATGTGCTACGCGATTTAACCCGTGCCTATGGCTATGAATTTTTGAGAACGCCCATTGTTGAGGCAACAGCAGTATTTCAACGCGGTATTGGTGAAGTCACCGACATTGTTGAAAAAGAAATGTATTCCTTTGAGGATCGATTAAATGGTGAGCAACTCACTTTACGTCCCGAGGGAACAGCTGCAGTAGTACGCTCTGTAATTGAAAATAATTTACTGTACGAAGGACCAAAGCGCCTTTGGTATACAGGCCCTATGTTCCGTCATGAGCGTCCACAGCGCGGTCGTTATCGTCAATTTCATCAGTTCGGGATTGAGGCCTTAGGTTTTGCAGGTCCTGATATTGATGCTGAGATCATCTTGATGGGTCAACGTCTTTGGGATGAATTGGGTCTTAAAGGGGTTCGTCTAGAAATTAACTCCCTAGGGCAAGCCAATGAGCGCGCTGAACATCGTGCAGCCTTGATTAAATATTTCGAGAAACATCAATCTCAATTAGATGAAGATTCACGACGTCGCCTTCTTACCAATCCTTTGCGTATTTTGGATTCTAAAAATCCCGAAATGCAGACATTAATTGACGGTGCACCACAGCTATTAGATTTTTTGGGTGAAGAGTCGCTCAAGCACTTCAATGCAGTACAAGCCTTACTAAAAGCAAATAATATTCCGTGCAAGATTAATCCTCGTTTAGTTCGTGGACTCGATTACTACAACCTCACCGTGTTTGAATGGGTGACTGAAGAGTTGGGCGCACAAGGAACTATTGCAGGCGGTGGTCGTTATGATCCCCTGATTGAGCGTATGGGTGGTAAAGCTGCCCCTGCTTGTGGTTGGGCAATGGGAATGGAACGGGTTTTAGAGTTGATGAAGGTTTCTGGTTCTTTACCAGAAGCCCAAGCTCAATGCGATATTTTTGTATTGCATCAGGGCGGAGAAACCTTGACTGCAGCAATGATTATTGCTGAGCGTTTGCGTAGCGCTGGAATCGATACCATCCTTTTTTGCCCTCCAGATGGTCAATCTGCCAGTTTTAAGTCGCAAATGAAGAAGGCAGATGCTAGTGGTGCTGCTTTTGCTGTGATTATTGGGCCTGATGAACTGGCCAAAAATGAAGCTCAACTCAAAGACCTAAGGGGTACCGGGGAGCAGAAGTCTGTCCCGCTGGATGAGGTCCTGGGAGCAGCAATTGATGCCTTAGTAGGCGCCTCCGAATAG
- a CDS encoding YfgM family protein, translating into MPLDLEEQEQLDQFKAFWQKYRNLITGVATAALFAYAAYSGYQWWRNNQALEASKLYETMVSAIAKGDKEQTLRAADDLQKDFGRTPYAPMSSLVAARIAADAGDSAKSLDYLRWTAKNASNEGYLALAKMRLVSQLIERGSEKDFAEADQILKDKPVAGFEALWLERRGDWYLAQKNIPEAKNSYQAAWKKLDQDKEFPEEARRLLKVKLDAVGGVAQ; encoded by the coding sequence ATGCCTTTAGACCTAGAAGAACAAGAACAGTTAGACCAATTTAAAGCGTTTTGGCAAAAATACCGTAACTTGATTACTGGGGTGGCGACTGCTGCTTTGTTTGCTTATGCTGCCTACAGTGGATACCAGTGGTGGCGTAATAACCAAGCTCTTGAAGCATCCAAGCTTTATGAAACGATGGTCAGTGCGATTGCTAAAGGCGATAAGGAGCAGACTTTGCGTGCTGCTGACGACTTGCAAAAAGACTTTGGTCGTACACCATATGCTCCGATGTCGAGTTTGGTTGCCGCCAGAATTGCGGCGGACGCTGGGGATAGTGCCAAGTCATTAGATTATTTACGCTGGACTGCTAAGAACGCATCCAATGAGGGATATTTAGCTTTGGCAAAAATGCGTTTGGTCTCTCAGTTAATTGAGCGGGGCAGCGAGAAGGATTTTGCTGAAGCAGATCAAATTCTAAAAGATAAGCCAGTTGCTGGATTTGAGGCGCTATGGCTTGAGCGTCGCGGCGATTGGTACTTGGCTCAAAAGAATATTCCTGAAGCCAAGAATAGTTATCAAGCGGCGTGGAAAAAATTAGACCAAGATAAAGAATTTCCAGAAGAGGCGCGTCGCCTATTGAAGGTGAAGTTGGATGCCGTTGGAGGAGTTGCTCAGTGA
- the bamB gene encoding outer membrane protein assembly factor BamB: MTTGIKAMKRLPKILCSTLLIGTAALALVACSGNSRVRQPAALVPVSNQFDLQPVWSTSIGSSEPYNFHPVVAGDAVYVASHSGNLAKINLQSGAKAWEVSVPENLAVGPGSDGRTTVAVTTKGLVYAYDDTGKPLWNVGVGSEVLSEPVVASGIVVIRTLDNRFVGLDAQTGARKWIYQRQQSALSLRVGYGMLPINNEVIVTGFAGGRFGMIAIANGGLIWETPVSFPKGFSEIERLNDVSARPSMEGDTLCAVSYQGRIGCAQARTGNLLWFKDYSSYTGTAQSPELVFSANEKSYVTAFATKDGTQVWENVQMTFRDVGEPLAIGKVLLMGDAQGYVHALSQADGKMLARIRHDSSPITAAPIAVGGLILIQSQGGKIAAYSPK, translated from the coding sequence ATGACTACAGGGATAAAGGCGATGAAGCGTTTACCAAAAATACTGTGCAGTACTTTATTGATTGGTACTGCTGCACTTGCTTTAGTAGCATGCTCTGGAAATTCACGGGTACGTCAACCAGCAGCTTTGGTCCCAGTCTCTAATCAGTTTGATTTACAGCCTGTTTGGTCTACTAGTATTGGCTCCTCAGAGCCCTATAACTTTCATCCTGTAGTGGCTGGAGATGCTGTATACGTTGCTTCACACAGTGGCAATCTAGCGAAGATCAATTTGCAGTCAGGCGCCAAGGCATGGGAAGTTTCTGTTCCAGAAAATCTGGCTGTTGGTCCGGGATCCGATGGTCGAACCACAGTCGCTGTAACCACAAAGGGCCTTGTTTATGCCTATGACGACACCGGTAAACCGTTATGGAATGTCGGTGTAGGTAGCGAAGTCTTAAGTGAGCCTGTAGTTGCTTCTGGCATTGTGGTGATTCGCACTCTAGACAATCGATTTGTTGGCTTAGATGCCCAAACGGGTGCGCGTAAATGGATTTACCAGCGCCAACAATCTGCTCTCTCATTACGAGTTGGATATGGCATGCTGCCAATCAACAATGAAGTGATTGTGACTGGTTTTGCTGGTGGACGTTTTGGCATGATCGCGATTGCCAATGGCGGATTGATTTGGGAAACACCGGTATCTTTCCCTAAAGGATTTTCAGAAATTGAACGCTTAAATGATGTGTCTGCTAGACCTAGCATGGAAGGCGACACATTGTGTGCAGTGTCTTATCAAGGGCGAATTGGTTGTGCCCAAGCGCGTACCGGCAATCTTTTGTGGTTTAAGGATTATTCAAGTTATACCGGAACCGCTCAAAGTCCTGAGCTTGTATTTTCAGCCAATGAAAAATCGTATGTCACCGCTTTTGCAACCAAAGATGGCACTCAGGTCTGGGAAAACGTTCAGATGACTTTCCGCGATGTGGGTGAACCGCTCGCAATTGGCAAGGTATTACTCATGGGTGATGCGCAAGGTTACGTGCATGCACTTTCACAGGCGGATGGCAAGATGCTTGCGCGTATCCGTCACGATAGCAGTCCAATCACAGCCGCCCCGATTGCAGTAGGCGGTCTCATCTTGATTCAATCTCAAGGTGGAAAAATAGCGGCGTACAGTCCAAAATGA
- the ispG gene encoding flavodoxin-dependent (E)-4-hydroxy-3-methylbut-2-enyl-diphosphate synthase produces MSSNNSLPKLPLGPSPKRATRQATVAWKTNVITVGGNAPVRVQSMTNTDTADVIGTAIQVKELARAGSEMVRITVDTPAAAAAVPYIREQLDKMDVLVPLIGDFHYNGHTLLNDFPECAKALSKYRINPGNVGKGAKRDPQFAQMIEVACKYDKPVRIGVNWGSLDQELLASIMDSNAALATPKTAQEVMIEALIQSALQSAEKAVELGMNPDQILLSCKVSNVQDLVAVYRDLSRRSDYPLHLGLTEAGMGSKGIVASTAAMGILLQEGIGDTIRVSLTPDPGAPRENEVIVAQEILQTMGLRNFTPMVIACPGCGRTTSTTFQELAANIQSYLRQQMPVWKKTHPGVEEMNVAVMGCIVNGPGESKHANIGISLPGTGETPAAPVFVDGVKVKTLRGENIAQEFQVIVDDYVKQNYAAKVD; encoded by the coding sequence ATGAGCTCGAATAATTCTTTACCAAAGTTACCATTAGGACCATCCCCTAAGAGAGCAACACGTCAAGCAACGGTTGCCTGGAAAACAAACGTTATTACGGTTGGTGGCAACGCGCCAGTCCGCGTGCAGTCTATGACAAATACCGATACTGCCGATGTAATTGGCACTGCGATTCAAGTAAAAGAATTGGCTCGCGCTGGTTCAGAGATGGTGCGGATTACTGTAGATACGCCAGCTGCTGCGGCAGCCGTGCCTTACATTCGTGAACAGCTAGACAAGATGGATGTGTTGGTGCCGTTGATTGGCGACTTTCATTACAACGGCCATACTTTATTAAATGATTTTCCAGAGTGCGCTAAAGCACTCTCCAAATATCGCATCAATCCAGGCAATGTGGGTAAGGGCGCTAAGCGTGACCCACAATTTGCGCAGATGATTGAAGTGGCCTGCAAGTACGACAAGCCAGTCCGCATTGGTGTGAATTGGGGTAGCTTGGATCAAGAGCTGTTAGCGAGCATTATGGATAGCAACGCAGCACTAGCTACCCCAAAGACAGCTCAAGAAGTCATGATCGAAGCATTAATTCAATCGGCCTTGCAGTCTGCAGAAAAAGCAGTAGAGCTGGGTATGAATCCAGACCAAATTTTGCTGTCTTGCAAGGTGAGTAATGTGCAGGACTTGGTAGCTGTTTATCGCGATCTCTCACGTCGCTCTGATTACCCGCTCCATTTAGGCTTAACTGAAGCAGGCATGGGAAGCAAAGGGATTGTTGCTTCGACAGCAGCTATGGGTATTTTGTTGCAAGAGGGTATCGGCGATACGATTCGAGTGTCATTAACCCCTGATCCTGGCGCGCCACGTGAGAACGAGGTGATTGTTGCTCAAGAGATTTTGCAAACCATGGGATTACGTAATTTCACACCAATGGTTATTGCCTGTCCAGGTTGTGGCAGAACAACTAGTACGACATTCCAAGAGTTAGCAGCCAATATTCAGTCCTATTTGCGCCAACAGATGCCGGTTTGGAAAAAGACCCATCCTGGTGTGGAAGAAATGAATGTGGCTGTGATGGGCTGCATTGTCAACGGCCCCGGCGAGAGTAAGCATGCCAATATAGGTATTTCTTTGCCGGGAACGGGTGAAACACCCGCCGCCCCCGTATTTGTCGATGGTGTCAAAGTAAAAACATTGCGCGGCGAAAACATTGCGCAGGAGTTTCAGGTGATTGTTGATGATTATGTGAAACAGAACTACGCAGCAAAAGTTGACTAA
- the ndk gene encoding nucleoside-diphosphate kinase — protein MAIERTLSIIKPDAVAKNVIGKIYDRFESAGLKIIASRMAHLSQNEAEQFYGVHKDRPFFKDLVSFMISGPVMIQVLQGEGAIAKNRDLMGATDPKKADKGTIRADFADSIDANAVHGSDAPETAAVEVAFFFPGMNVFNR, from the coding sequence ATGGCAATTGAACGCACCCTTTCTATTATCAAACCTGATGCTGTTGCTAAGAACGTCATCGGCAAAATCTATGACCGTTTCGAATCAGCTGGTTTAAAGATCATTGCCTCCAGAATGGCGCATTTGTCACAAAATGAAGCTGAGCAGTTCTACGGTGTGCATAAAGATCGTCCTTTCTTTAAAGATTTGGTGAGCTTCATGATTTCTGGTCCAGTCATGATTCAAGTATTGCAAGGCGAAGGCGCCATTGCTAAGAACCGCGATTTGATGGGCGCTACTGATCCTAAGAAGGCAGATAAAGGCACTATTCGTGCTGACTTTGCTGACAGCATTGATGCTAATGCAGTACATGGTTCTGACGCTCCTGAAACAGCTGCTGTGGAAGTTGCTTTCTTCTTCCCTGGCATGAATGTTTTCAATCGTTAA